A DNA window from Sphingomonas profundi contains the following coding sequences:
- the eno gene encoding phosphopyruvate hydratase has product MTAILDVHARQIIDSRGNPTVEVDVTLEDGSFGRAAVPSGASTGAHEAVERRDGDKARWGGKGVTKAVEAVNGEIADALRDLDAEDQNALDATMIALDGTPNKGRLGANAILGASLAVAKAAADARGLPLYRYVGGVSANVLPVPMMNIINGGAHADNPIDFQEFMIMPVGAPTLSEAVRCGSEIFHTLKKALSDKGLNTAVGDEGGFAPNLASAPDALDFIMKAIETAGYRPGDDVVLALDCAATEFFKGGKYDFEGEGVKRSPDEMADYLADLCARYPIRSIEDGMGEDDFAGWKTLTEKIGGKVQLVGDDLFVTNPQRLREGIAGGLANSLLVKVNQIGTLSETLEAVSLAQRAGYTAVMSHRSGETEDATIADLAVATNCGQIKTGSLARSDRLAKYNQLIRIEEELGAMAVYAGRGIFRA; this is encoded by the coding sequence ATGACCGCGATCCTCGACGTCCACGCCCGCCAGATCATCGACAGCCGGGGCAACCCCACCGTCGAGGTGGACGTGACCCTGGAGGATGGCAGCTTCGGCCGCGCCGCCGTCCCCTCCGGAGCCTCCACCGGCGCGCACGAGGCGGTGGAACGCCGCGACGGCGACAAGGCGCGCTGGGGCGGCAAGGGCGTGACGAAGGCGGTGGAGGCGGTGAACGGCGAGATCGCCGACGCCCTGCGCGATCTGGACGCCGAGGACCAGAACGCCCTGGACGCGACGATGATCGCGCTGGACGGGACGCCCAACAAGGGCCGGCTGGGCGCCAACGCGATCCTGGGCGCCAGCCTGGCGGTGGCCAAGGCGGCGGCGGATGCGCGCGGGCTGCCGCTCTATCGCTATGTCGGCGGCGTCTCCGCCAACGTGCTGCCGGTGCCGATGATGAACATCATCAACGGCGGCGCCCATGCCGACAACCCGATCGACTTCCAGGAATTCATGATCATGCCGGTCGGCGCGCCGACCCTGTCGGAAGCGGTGCGCTGCGGCTCCGAGATCTTCCACACCCTGAAGAAGGCGCTGAGCGACAAGGGCCTGAACACGGCGGTGGGCGACGAGGGCGGCTTCGCGCCGAACCTGGCGAGCGCGCCCGACGCGCTGGACTTCATCATGAAGGCGATCGAGACGGCCGGCTACCGCCCCGGCGACGACGTGGTGCTGGCGCTGGACTGCGCGGCGACCGAGTTCTTCAAGGGCGGCAAGTACGATTTCGAGGGCGAGGGCGTGAAGCGCAGCCCGGACGAGATGGCCGACTATCTGGCCGATCTGTGCGCCCGCTACCCGATCCGATCGATCGAGGACGGCATGGGCGAGGACGATTTCGCCGGCTGGAAGACGCTGACGGAGAAGATCGGGGGCAAGGTGCAGCTGGTGGGCGACGATCTGTTCGTCACCAACCCGCAGCGCCTGCGCGAGGGGATCGCCGGCGGCCTCGCCAATTCGCTGCTGGTGAAAGTCAACCAGATCGGCACCCTCTCCGAGACGCTGGAGGCGGTGAGCCTGGCGCAGCGCGCCGGCTACACCGCGGTGATGTCGCACCGATCGGGCGAGACCGAGGATGCGACGATCGCCGACCTCGCCGTCGCCACCAACTGCGGCCAGATCAAGACGGGCAGCCTCGCCCGGTCGGACCGGCTCGCCAAGTACAACCAGCTGATCCGCATCGAGGAGGAGCTGGGGGCCATGGCCGTCTACGCCGGGCGCGGCATCTTCCGCGCCTGA
- a CDS encoding septum formation initiator: MKSRRPVRSLILSAAAPTVAILVVAVFAGFALLGTNGLLSLGGYRKQLEVRKVELTRYEAERARLQNQKRLIERGDPDFADELVRRNTDMIDRNEYMVVQP, from the coding sequence ATGAAGAGCCGTCGCCCCGTCCGCTCGCTGATCCTGTCGGCCGCCGCGCCGACGGTGGCGATCCTGGTGGTGGCCGTGTTCGCCGGGTTCGCCCTGCTGGGCACCAACGGCCTCCTCTCGCTGGGCGGCTATCGCAAGCAGCTGGAGGTGCGGAAGGTGGAGCTCACCCGCTACGAGGCGGAGCGGGCGCGGCTGCAGAACCAGAAACGGCTGATCGAGCGCGGCGACCCGGATTTCGCCGACGAGCTCGTGCGGCGCAACACCGACATGATCGATCGCAACGAATATATGGTGGTGCAGCCCTGA
- the pdhA gene encoding pyruvate dehydrogenase (acetyl-transferring) E1 component subunit alpha — MARAAQPKGAKTAPAKSPPSNRERPAEPARFEASKEQLLEFYRQMLLIRRFEEKAGQLYGLGLIGGFCHLYIGQEAVAVGIQSALEVGKDSVITGYRDHGHMLAYGIDPKAIMAELTGRAAGISRGKGGSMHMFSTEHKFYGGHGIVGAQVSLGTGLAFGHKYSNDGGIAVAYFGDGAANQGQVSESMNMAELWKLPIIFVIENNQYAMGTSVNRSSSEDQLFRRGESFRVPGLQVDGMDVLAVRGAANAAVEWVRAGKGPVLLELKTYRYRGHSMSDPAKYRSRDEVQAVREKSDPIEAAKRELETLGVTEDELKKLDKEIRAIVQDAADFAEESPEPDLDDLYTDVLVGQY, encoded by the coding sequence TTGGCCAGAGCAGCACAGCCGAAGGGCGCGAAGACCGCGCCCGCCAAATCGCCGCCATCGAACCGCGAGCGCCCGGCCGAGCCGGCGCGGTTCGAGGCGAGCAAGGAACAGCTGCTCGAATTCTACCGCCAGATGCTGCTGATCCGCCGCTTCGAGGAGAAGGCCGGCCAGCTGTACGGGCTGGGCCTGATTGGCGGCTTCTGCCACCTCTACATCGGGCAGGAGGCGGTCGCCGTCGGCATCCAGTCCGCGCTGGAGGTGGGCAAGGACAGCGTGATCACCGGCTATCGCGATCACGGCCACATGCTGGCCTACGGCATCGATCCGAAGGCGATCATGGCCGAGCTGACCGGCCGCGCCGCCGGCATCAGCCGCGGCAAGGGCGGATCGATGCACATGTTCTCGACCGAGCATAAATTCTACGGCGGGCACGGTATCGTCGGCGCGCAGGTGTCGCTGGGCACCGGCCTCGCCTTCGGCCACAAATATTCGAACGATGGCGGCATCGCGGTCGCCTATTTCGGCGACGGCGCGGCCAACCAGGGCCAGGTTTCCGAATCCATGAACATGGCGGAGCTGTGGAAGCTGCCGATCATCTTCGTGATCGAGAACAACCAATATGCGATGGGGACGAGCGTGAACCGCTCCTCGTCCGAGGATCAGCTGTTCCGCCGGGGCGAGAGCTTCCGCGTGCCGGGCCTGCAGGTGGACGGGATGGACGTGCTGGCCGTGCGTGGTGCCGCCAACGCGGCGGTGGAGTGGGTGCGCGCCGGCAAGGGGCCGGTGCTGCTGGAGCTGAAGACCTATCGCTACCGCGGCCACTCCATGTCCGATCCGGCCAAGTACCGCTCGCGCGACGAGGTGCAGGCGGTGCGCGAGAAATCCGACCCGATCGAGGCGGCCAAGCGCGAGCTTGAGACGCTGGGCGTGACCGAGGACGAGCTGAAGAAGCTGGACAAGGAGATCCGCGCGATCGTGCAGGACGCCGCCGACTTCGCCGAGGAATCGCCGGAGCCGGACCTCGACGATCTGTATACCGACGTTCTGGTGGGGCAATATTGA
- a CDS encoding pyruvate dehydrogenase complex E1 component subunit beta: protein MAVELKMPALSPTMEEGTLAKWLVKEGDAVKSGDILAEIETDKATMEYEAVDEGTISKIVVAEGTDGVKVGTVIALIAGEDEEAGEAAEAPTEERAGEAANAAPKEALKDEAAPPIPESATPHQMETGARDLVASVTRTTDDPEVPEGTELVKTTVREALRDAMAEEMRADDRVFVMGEEVAEYQGAYKVTQGLLDEFGPRRVIDTPITEMGFAGVGAGAAMGGLKPVIEFMTFNFAMQAIDHIINSAAKTNYMSGGQMRCPIVFRGPNGAAARVGAQHSQNYGPWYASVPGLIVIAPYSAADAKGLLKAAIRSEDPVVFLENELIYGQSFEVPKLDDYVLPIGKARIVRPGKDVTIVSYSIGVGVSLDAAGKLAEEGIDAEVIDLRTLRPLDKAAVLESLAKTNRMVVVEEGWPTCSIASEIAAIAMEEGFDDLDAPVLRVTNVDVPLPYAANLEKAALLKVDDVIAAVKKVCYRQG from the coding sequence ATGGCCGTCGAACTGAAGATGCCGGCGCTCTCCCCGACGATGGAGGAGGGCACGCTCGCCAAGTGGCTGGTCAAGGAGGGGGACGCGGTGAAATCCGGCGACATCCTCGCCGAGATCGAGACCGACAAGGCGACGATGGAATATGAGGCCGTGGACGAGGGCACGATCAGCAAGATCGTGGTGGCCGAGGGCACGGACGGCGTGAAGGTGGGCACCGTGATCGCCCTGATCGCCGGCGAGGACGAGGAGGCCGGCGAGGCGGCCGAAGCGCCGACGGAGGAGCGCGCGGGCGAGGCCGCCAACGCCGCGCCGAAGGAGGCGCTGAAGGACGAGGCCGCGCCGCCGATCCCCGAATCCGCGACGCCGCACCAGATGGAGACGGGCGCCCGCGATCTGGTCGCCTCCGTGACGAGGACGACCGACGATCCGGAGGTTCCGGAGGGCACCGAACTCGTCAAGACGACGGTGCGCGAGGCGCTGCGCGACGCGATGGCCGAGGAGATGCGCGCCGACGACCGCGTGTTCGTGATGGGCGAGGAGGTCGCCGAATATCAGGGCGCCTACAAGGTGACGCAGGGGCTGCTCGACGAGTTCGGCCCGCGCCGCGTGATCGACACGCCGATCACCGAGATGGGTTTCGCCGGCGTCGGCGCCGGTGCCGCGATGGGCGGGCTGAAGCCGGTCATCGAGTTCATGACCTTCAACTTCGCCATGCAGGCGATCGATCACATCATCAACTCGGCCGCCAAGACCAACTACATGTCCGGCGGGCAGATGCGCTGCCCGATCGTGTTCCGCGGGCCGAACGGCGCCGCGGCACGGGTGGGTGCGCAGCACAGCCAGAATTACGGGCCGTGGTATGCCAGCGTGCCGGGCCTGATCGTGATCGCGCCCTACTCGGCGGCCGACGCCAAGGGCCTGCTGAAGGCGGCGATCCGCAGCGAAGATCCGGTCGTGTTCCTGGAGAACGAGCTGATCTACGGCCAGAGCTTCGAGGTGCCGAAGCTGGACGATTACGTGCTGCCGATCGGCAAGGCGCGCATCGTACGGCCGGGCAAGGACGTGACGATCGTCAGCTACTCGATCGGCGTGGGCGTATCGCTGGACGCGGCGGGCAAGCTGGCCGAGGAGGGGATCGACGCCGAGGTGATCGATCTGCGCACCCTGCGCCCGCTGGACAAGGCGGCGGTGCTGGAGAGCCTGGCCAAGACCAACCGCATGGTGGTGGTGGAGGAAGGCTGGCCGACCTGCTCGATCGCCTCCGAGATCGCGGCGATCGCGATGGAGGAGGGATTCGACGATCTCGACGCGCCGGTGCTGCGCGTGACCAACGTCGATGTGCCGCTGCCCTATGCCGCCAACCTGGAAAAAGCCGCGCTGCTGAAGGTGGACGACGTGATCGCGGCGGTGAAGAAGGTCTGCTACCGGCAGGGGTAG
- the mobA gene encoding molybdenum cofactor guanylyltransferase: MSILGAIFAGGAARRFGADKAAAPIDGRAMIAHVAARLRPQCDALVVVGRAWPGLTQVADRPRPGLGPLGALAGALCHAQAHGHDLVLTSGCDLPDLPLDLATLLAPAPAVIQGQPLLGLWRADQAGALLDWLDRSGDRAMRGWIAEAGARRVTPAAPPANINTQDELAAYLAGRADPLP; encoded by the coding sequence GTGAGCATCCTCGGCGCGATCTTCGCCGGGGGCGCCGCCCGCCGCTTCGGCGCCGACAAGGCGGCCGCGCCGATCGACGGCCGGGCGATGATCGCGCACGTCGCCGCCCGCCTCCGCCCGCAGTGCGACGCGCTGGTGGTGGTCGGCCGCGCCTGGCCGGGGCTGACGCAGGTGGCGGACCGACCCCGCCCCGGCCTCGGCCCGCTCGGCGCCCTCGCCGGGGCGCTCTGCCACGCGCAGGCCCACGGTCACGATCTGGTCCTCACCAGCGGCTGCGACCTGCCCGATCTGCCGCTTGACCTCGCGACCCTGCTCGCCCCCGCGCCGGCCGTGATCCAGGGCCAGCCGCTGCTGGGCCTGTGGCGCGCCGATCAGGCCGGCGCGCTGCTCGACTGGCTGGACCGGAGCGGCGATCGCGCGATGCGCGGCTGGATCGCGGAAGCCGGCGCACGACGCGTGACGCCCGCCGCACCCCCCGCCAACATCAACACGCAGGACGAATTGGCCGCCTATCTCGCCGGCCGGGCCGATCCGCTACCCTGA
- a CDS encoding TonB-dependent receptor plug domain-containing protein: MTIAFILAAAAAAPAASTTAPDIVVSAALVPVTQAEAPATVTVIDQARIEALGSPYALDLLRLAPGVSVATTGSPGAQTQVRIRGAEANHTLVFIDGIAFNDPAAGNEARFETFSADGLGRIEVVRGPQSALWGSEALGGVIAMETPDPLGTLRATATGEYGSRDFRRGAASLVTGGESAGVSATASWLKGDGIDALGGGRGDRDGFETKTASVKAVARPAGGDGEIGIVGRYIEHDNQFDGTDPVTFQRADTADAARTETGAVRGWATLGLGPDAPWSVTADGMYLSSENRNRNGDTPLNRTRGDRFRVGGQLVHRLDIGTTAHTLIAAVEREDETFRASDDQYFGATDQRRTRGRTAYVGEWRAAWGRLLATDVAVRHDDYNRFANQTTVRASAILTVADGLSLVGTYGEGTAQPTFFDLYGFFPGSFVGNPNLTPETSRGYEAGVRFVRPAFSAEVTAFSNRLRDEIVSVFDSTTFLSSTANATGRSRRRGIEANVQAQPLAGLRLTANYTYLDAKDQQVASGVALKEVRRPKHSGNLAADWTAGPLTLGASLAYVGRRNDVDFDQFPAPTVRLHDYVLGGARVAYAITPNIEAFGRIENAFDSNYQDVVGYATQGRAVFGGLRVRIGG, translated from the coding sequence ATGACCATCGCCTTCATCCTGGCCGCAGCCGCGGCCGCGCCCGCCGCGTCAACCACTGCGCCCGACATCGTCGTCAGCGCCGCGCTGGTGCCCGTCACCCAGGCGGAGGCGCCGGCCACCGTCACCGTGATCGATCAGGCGCGGATCGAGGCGCTGGGCAGCCCCTACGCGCTCGATCTGCTGCGCCTCGCGCCGGGCGTGTCGGTCGCCACCACCGGCTCGCCCGGCGCGCAGACGCAGGTCCGCATCCGCGGCGCCGAGGCGAACCACACGCTGGTGTTCATCGACGGCATTGCCTTCAACGATCCCGCCGCCGGCAACGAGGCCCGCTTCGAGACCTTCTCCGCCGACGGCCTCGGCCGCATCGAGGTGGTGCGCGGCCCGCAGTCGGCGCTGTGGGGCTCGGAGGCGCTCGGCGGCGTGATCGCGATGGAGACGCCCGATCCGCTCGGCACCCTGCGCGCCACCGCCACCGGCGAATATGGCAGCCGCGATTTCCGCCGCGGCGCCGCCAGCCTCGTCACCGGCGGCGAGAGCGCCGGGGTCTCCGCCACCGCATCGTGGCTGAAGGGCGACGGCATCGACGCGCTCGGCGGCGGCCGGGGCGATCGCGACGGGTTCGAGACGAAGACGGCCAGCGTCAAGGCGGTCGCCCGCCCCGCCGGCGGCGACGGCGAGATCGGCATCGTCGGCCGCTATATCGAGCATGACAACCAGTTCGACGGGACCGATCCCGTCACCTTCCAGCGCGCCGACACCGCCGACGCCGCCCGCACCGAGACGGGCGCCGTGCGCGGCTGGGCCACGCTGGGCCTCGGCCCCGATGCGCCGTGGAGCGTCACGGCGGACGGCATGTACCTGAGCAGCGAGAACCGCAACCGCAACGGCGACACGCCGCTGAACCGCACGCGCGGCGATCGCTTCCGCGTCGGCGGCCAGCTCGTCCACCGGCTCGACATCGGCACCACCGCCCACACGCTGATCGCCGCGGTGGAGCGCGAGGACGAAACGTTCCGCGCCTCCGACGACCAGTATTTCGGCGCGACCGACCAGCGCCGCACGCGCGGCCGCACCGCCTATGTCGGGGAGTGGCGCGCCGCCTGGGGCCGGCTCCTCGCCACCGACGTCGCCGTGCGGCACGACGACTATAACCGCTTCGCCAACCAGACGACGGTGCGCGCCAGCGCCATCCTGACGGTGGCGGACGGGCTGTCGCTCGTCGGCACCTACGGCGAGGGCACCGCCCAGCCGACCTTCTTCGATCTGTACGGCTTCTTCCCCGGCAGCTTCGTCGGCAACCCGAACCTGACGCCGGAGACGTCGCGCGGCTACGAGGCCGGCGTGCGCTTCGTCCGCCCCGCTTTCTCGGCCGAGGTAACGGCGTTCAGCAACCGCCTGCGCGACGAGATCGTCTCGGTGTTCGACAGCACGACCTTCCTCTCCTCCACCGCCAACGCCACGGGCAGGAGCCGGCGGCGCGGCATCGAGGCGAACGTGCAGGCGCAGCCGCTCGCCGGGCTGCGGCTCACCGCGAACTACACCTATCTCGATGCGAAGGACCAGCAGGTCGCATCGGGCGTCGCGCTGAAGGAAGTCCGCCGGCCGAAGCACAGCGGCAATCTCGCCGCCGACTGGACGGCCGGGCCGCTCACCCTGGGCGCCTCGCTCGCTTATGTCGGCCGCCGGAACGACGTGGACTTCGATCAGTTTCCGGCACCCACCGTCCGGCTGCACGATTATGTTCTCGGCGGCGCCCGCGTGGCCTATGCCATCACCCCTAATATCGAGGCGTTCGGGCGGATCGAGAATGCGTTCGACAGCAACTACCAGGATGTCGTCGGCTACGCGACGCAGGGGCGCGCCGTGTTCGGCGGCCTGCGCGTCAGGATCGGCGGCTAG
- the rpmE gene encoding 50S ribosomal protein L31, with protein MKKNIHPDYHMVNIQMTDGTVFQTRTVWGKEGDTLQLDIDPTVHPAWTGGKGTMLDAGGQVARFNKRFGGLTLGKK; from the coding sequence GTGAAGAAGAACATCCACCCCGACTATCACATGGTCAACATCCAGATGACCGACGGCACCGTGTTCCAGACCCGCACCGTGTGGGGCAAGGAAGGCGACACGCTGCAGCTGGACATCGACCCAACCGTGCATCCGGCGTGGACCGGCGGCAAGGGCACGATGCTGGACGCCGGCGGCCAGGTGGCCCGCTTCAACAAGCGTTTCGGCGGCCTCACGCTCGGCAAGAAGTAA
- a CDS encoding XdhC family protein, whose translation MTGELDRLVAAARAWAPMPMALATVASTWGSAPRPRGSHMLVAADGRFEGSVSGGCVEGEVLAAAAETIADGRLRRLTFDVAEETAWSVSLPCGGEIAVIVQPVSEAGFAPALFDRIAAARAAGTPLAITTDLAGGTSREGDAAGADRFVNAYLPPRRLLIVGAVQIALPLAGFARGLDVAATIIDPRDRFRTEERFPGVPLDGRWPDEAVAALRPDAATAVVTLSHDPKIDDPALVAALRSPAGYIAALGSRRSHAKRLERLAAAGFDEAALGRIDGPAGIAIGALGPAEIALSIAAGMVQALRR comes from the coding sequence ATGACCGGCGAGCTCGACCGGCTCGTCGCCGCCGCCCGCGCCTGGGCACCGATGCCCATGGCGCTGGCCACCGTCGCCTCCACCTGGGGTTCGGCCCCGCGCCCGCGCGGCAGCCACATGCTGGTGGCGGCGGACGGCCGTTTCGAGGGGTCGGTCTCCGGCGGCTGCGTGGAGGGCGAGGTGCTGGCCGCCGCCGCCGAGACGATCGCCGACGGGCGGCTGCGCCGGCTGACCTTCGACGTGGCCGAGGAGACCGCCTGGTCGGTGAGCCTGCCCTGCGGCGGCGAGATCGCGGTGATCGTGCAGCCGGTGAGCGAGGCGGGCTTCGCCCCGGCGCTGTTCGATCGCATCGCCGCCGCGCGGGCGGCCGGCACCCCGCTCGCCATCACCACCGATCTGGCCGGCGGCACCAGCCGGGAGGGCGATGCGGCGGGCGCGGACCGCTTCGTCAACGCCTATCTGCCGCCGCGCCGCCTGCTGATCGTGGGGGCGGTGCAGATCGCCCTGCCGCTCGCCGGCTTCGCCCGCGGGCTGGATGTCGCCGCGACCATCATCGATCCGCGCGACCGCTTCCGCACCGAGGAGCGTTTCCCCGGCGTCCCGCTTGACGGGCGCTGGCCGGACGAGGCGGTCGCCGCCCTCCGCCCCGACGCAGCGACGGCGGTGGTCACGCTCAGCCACGATCCGAAGATAGACGATCCGGCGCTGGTCGCGGCGCTGCGATCGCCCGCCGGCTACATCGCGGCGCTCGGCTCCAGGCGCAGCCACGCCAAGCGGCTGGAGCGGCTGGCCGCCGCCGGCTTCGACGAGGCGGCCTTGGGGCGCATAGACGGGCCTGCCGGCATCGCCATCGGCGCGCTCGGCCCGGCCGAGATCGCGCTTTCGATCGCCGCCGGCATGGTGCAGGCGCTGCGCCGCTGA
- the fmt gene encoding methionyl-tRNA formyltransferase, with protein sequence MRIIFMGTPDFAVPTLNALIAAGHDIAAVYCQPPRRAGRGKALTPSPVQRRAEAAGLPVRHPVSLRDPEAQAAFAALAADVAVVAAYGLILPPAVLAAPRRGCLNVHGSLLPRWRGAAPVQRAIMAGDETTGVTIMQMERGLDTGPMLATVATPIGDKTAGALATELAEAGAALMARVLADLAAFPPVPQPEAGVTYAAKIDKAEARLDLTADAATVERQVRAFNPAPGAFFEHAGERIRILAAVATGDAGPPATVLDGALTIACGTGAIRPLVVQRAGRAAMAPADLLHGFPIPPGTRLS encoded by the coding sequence ATGCGGATCATCTTCATGGGCACGCCCGATTTCGCCGTGCCGACGCTCAACGCGCTGATCGCCGCGGGGCACGACATCGCCGCCGTCTACTGCCAGCCGCCGCGCCGCGCTGGCCGCGGCAAGGCGCTGACGCCCTCACCGGTGCAGCGCCGGGCGGAGGCGGCCGGCCTGCCGGTGCGCCACCCCGTCAGCCTGCGCGATCCGGAAGCGCAGGCCGCCTTCGCCGCACTCGCCGCCGACGTCGCGGTGGTCGCCGCCTACGGCCTCATCCTGCCGCCGGCGGTGCTGGCGGCGCCGCGGCGCGGCTGCCTCAACGTGCACGGATCGCTGCTGCCGCGCTGGCGCGGCGCGGCGCCCGTGCAGCGCGCCATCATGGCCGGAGACGAGACCACCGGCGTCACGATCATGCAGATGGAGCGCGGCCTCGATACCGGCCCGATGCTGGCGACGGTCGCCACGCCGATCGGCGACAAGACGGCCGGCGCCCTCGCCACCGAACTGGCGGAGGCTGGGGCGGCGCTGATGGCGCGGGTGCTGGCCGATCTGGCCGCCTTTCCGCCGGTGCCGCAGCCGGAGGCCGGCGTCACCTACGCCGCGAAGATCGACAAGGCCGAGGCGCGCTTGGACCTGACCGCCGACGCCGCCACGGTGGAGCGGCAGGTCCGCGCCTTCAACCCCGCCCCCGGCGCCTTCTTCGAACATGCGGGCGAGCGTATCCGCATCCTCGCCGCCGTCGCGACCGGCGACGCAGGCCCGCCCGCGACCGTGCTGGACGGGGCACTGACGATCGCCTGCGGCACGGGCGCGATCCGCCCGCTCGTGGTGCAGCGGGCCGGGCGCGCGGCGATGGCACCGGCCGATCTGCTGCACGGCTTCCCTATCCCGCCCGGCACGCGGCTTTCTTGA
- the recR gene encoding recombination mediator RecR: MASPEIDALTQALARLPGLGPRSARRAVLHLLKKREAAMAPLLRALEAVNARLVTCATCGNVDTVDPCSICADPRRDARLLCVVEEVADLWALDRSRLFPGRFHVLGGRLSALEGVRPEDLAIEGLVRRLDAGGIDEVVLAMNATLEGQTTAHYLAERIEAFPVRVTQLAHGLPVGGELDYLDEGTLAQALRARRPIA; this comes from the coding sequence ATGGCCTCTCCCGAAATCGACGCGCTGACGCAGGCGCTCGCCCGCCTTCCCGGTCTCGGGCCGCGCTCCGCCCGGCGGGCGGTGCTGCACCTGCTCAAGAAGCGCGAGGCGGCGATGGCGCCGCTGCTGCGCGCGCTGGAGGCGGTGAACGCGCGGCTGGTGACGTGCGCCACTTGCGGCAACGTCGATACGGTCGATCCCTGCTCGATCTGCGCCGATCCGCGCCGCGACGCGCGGCTGCTGTGCGTGGTGGAGGAGGTGGCGGACCTGTGGGCGCTCGATCGCTCGCGCCTGTTCCCCGGCCGCTTCCACGTGCTCGGCGGGCGCCTGTCGGCGCTGGAAGGGGTGCGGCCGGAGGATCTGGCGATCGAGGGGCTCGTCCGCCGCCTGGACGCGGGCGGCATAGACGAGGTCGTGCTGGCGATGAACGCCACCCTGGAGGGGCAGACGACGGCGCACTATCTGGCGGAGCGGATCGAGGCGTTTCCCGTGCGCGTCACCCAACTGGCGCACGGCCTGCCGGTGGGTGGCGAGCTCGACTATCTGGACGAGGGCACGCTGGCGCAGGCGCTGCGCGCGCGCCGCCCGATCGCCTGA
- the def gene encoding peptide deformylase: protein MAIRTILEAPDPRLKVISTPVETVDDEVRALIDDMFETMYDAPGIGLAAVQIGVPKRVLVIDLQEAGEDGEAVRRPMVFINPELFDPSEEQRTYSEGCLSVPDQYAEVDRPAIVHARWLDRDGNAQEAALDGLLATCLQHEMDHLEGILFIDRLSRLKREMVLKKLDKARRQRRAA from the coding sequence ATGGCCATCCGCACGATCCTCGAAGCCCCTGATCCCCGCCTCAAGGTGATCTCGACCCCGGTCGAGACCGTGGACGACGAGGTGCGGGCGCTGATCGACGACATGTTCGAGACGATGTACGACGCGCCCGGCATCGGCCTGGCCGCCGTGCAGATCGGCGTGCCGAAGCGCGTGCTGGTGATCGACCTGCAGGAGGCGGGCGAGGACGGCGAGGCGGTGCGCCGGCCGATGGTGTTCATCAATCCGGAACTGTTCGACCCATCCGAGGAGCAGCGCACCTATAGCGAGGGCTGCCTCTCCGTGCCCGATCAATATGCCGAGGTGGACCGGCCGGCGATCGTGCACGCGCGCTGGCTGGACCGCGACGGCAACGCGCAGGAGGCGGCGCTGGACGGCCTGCTCGCGACATGCCTGCAGCATGAGATGGACCATCTGGAAGGCATCCTCTTCATCGATCGCCTGTCCCGCCTGAAGCGCGAGATGGTGCTGAAGAAGCTGGACAAGGCCCGGCGGCAGCGCCGCGCCGCCTGA